The Triticum aestivum cultivar Chinese Spring chromosome 7B, IWGSC CS RefSeq v2.1, whole genome shotgun sequence genome window below encodes:
- the LOC123159762 gene encoding U-box domain-containing protein 52: MGRYDGGKEAADTQLGYPLVAVCIDKDKNSQNALKWAIDSIVGKGQTIVLVHVNTKGVSGGVEDAAGFKQPTDPHLKDLFLPFRCFCTRKDIQCKDVVLDDHDVGKSIIEFAAHGAVEKLVTGACTRGGFVRFKADIPTTICKGAPDFCTVYVINKGNKVSAQRNSIRPAPRVSPLRSQIVNMSAAAAAKPPEPAVPVPANQKWSMSSRGSDGETPRVDPFIRSPFTRGSMGPTRKSYADLSHMSMPDSADISFVSSGGRRSTADVSDISFISSNGGRRSIDYYQQSAPRMSNGSSLDSYDHSFEMTPNKWGGDSFTGGDMSFSQSSASSFCSSGMDDVEAEMKRLRLELKQTMDMYSTACKEALNAKQKANELQRWKAEEEQKRQDQHITEESALQMIEREKAKAKAAMEAAEASQRIAELEVQKRISAEKKLLKEAEERKHRGGGGGGGELRYRRYTIEEIEQATAHFDDARKVGEGGYGPVYNGYLDHTQVAIKVLRPDAAQGRSQFQQEVEVLSCIRHPNMVLLLGACPEYGCLVYEYMANGSLDDCLFRRGGATGGPVIPWQHRFRICAEIATGLLFLHQKKPEPLVHRDLKPGNILLDRNYVSKISDVGLARLVPPTVADTVTQYRMTSTAGTFCYIDPEYQQTGMLGVKSDVYSLGVMLLQIITAKPPMGLTHHIGRALERGTLGELLDPAVPDWPVEEAQCLAEMALRCCELRRKDRPDLGNVVLPELNRLRALGEDNMQFCGGAIRGGLGGGMHSSAYHSNVTASRAAEANNDPYPMKSVFSRASEASMPPRRTNG; encoded by the exons ATGGGGAGGTACGACGGCGGGAAGGAGGCGGCGGACACGCAGCTGGGCTACCCGCTGGTGGCGGTGTGCATCGACAAGGACAAGAACAGCCAGAACGCGCTCAAGTGGGCCATCGACAGCATCGTGGGCAAGGGCCAGACCATCGTCCTCGTCCACGTCAACACCAAGGGCGTCTCCGGCGGCGTGGAGGACGCCGCCGGGTTCAAGCAGCCCACCGACCCGCACCTCAAGGACCTCTTCCTCCCGTTCCGCTGCTTCTGCACCCGCAAGGACATCCAGTGCAAGGATGTGGTGCTCGACGACCACGACGTCGGCAAGTCCATCATCGAGTTCGCCGCCCACGGCGCCGTCGAGAAGCTCGTCACCGGCGCCTGCACGCGCGGCGGCTTCGTCAGGTTCAAGGCCGACATCCCCACCACCATCTGCAAGGGCGCGCCGGACTTCTGCACCGTCTACGTGATCAACAAGGGCAACAAGGTGTCGGCGCAGCGCAACTCCATCCGCCCGGCGCCGCGCGTGTCCCCGCTCCGGTCGCAGATCGTGAACATGAGCGCCGCGGCGGCCGCGAAGCCCCCGGAGCCGGCCGTGCCGGTGCCGGCGAACCAGAAGTGGTCGATGTCGTCGAGGGGCAGCGACGGGGAGACGCCGAGGGTGGATCCCTTCATCCGCTCGCCCTTCACGCGCGGGTCCATGGGGCCGACGAGGAAGTCGTACGCCGACCTGAGCCACATGTCCATGCCGGACTCGGCCGACATCTCCTTTGTCAGCAGCGGCGGCCGCCGGTCCACCGCGGATGTGTCGGACATCTCCTTCATCAGCAGCAACGGCGGCCGCCGGAGCATCGACTACTACCAGCAGTCCGCGCCGCGCATGTCCAACGGCTCGTCCCTGGACAGCTACGACCACAGCTTCGAGATGACGCCGAACAAGTGGGGTGGCGACTCCTTCACCGGCGGCGACATGTCCTTCTCGCAGAGCAGCGCTTCCTCCTTCTGCTCCAGCGGCATGGACGACGTGGAGGCCGAGATGAAGCGGCTCCGTCTGGAGCTGAAGCAGACCATGGACATGTACAGCACCGCCTGCAAGGAGGCGCTGAACGCCAAGCAGAAGGCAAACGAGCTGCAGCGGTGGAAGGCGGAGGAGGAGCAGAAGAGGCAGGACCAGCATATCACGGAGGAGTCGGCGCTTCAGATGATCGAGCGcgagaaggccaaggccaaggcggccatggaggcggcggaggcgtcgcAGAGGATCGCCGAGCTGGAGGTGCAGAAGCGGATCAGCGCGGAGAAGAAgctgctcaaggaggccgaggagcgcaagcaccgcggcggcggcggcggcggcggcgagctccggtaCCGCCGGTACACCATCGAGGAGATCGAGCAGGCCACCGCGCACTTCGACGACGCGCGCAAGGTCGGCGAGGGCGGCTACGGGCCCGTGTACAATGGCTACCTGGACCACACCCAGGTCGCCATCAAGGTGCTCCGGCCGGACGCCGCGCAGGGGAGGTCGCAGTTCCAGCAGGAGGTGGAGGTGCTGAGCTGCATCCGGCACCCCAACATGGTGCTCCTCCTCGGCGCGTGCCCGGAGTACGGCTGCCTCGTGTACGAGTACATGGCGAACGGCAGCCTGGACGACTGCCTCTTCCGGCGCGGCGGCGCCACCGGCGGGCCGGTCATCCCATGGCAGCACCGGTTCCGCATCTGCGCCGAGATCGCCACGGGGCTCCTCTTCCTGCACCAGAAGAAGCCGGAGCCGCTGGTGCACCGCGACCTCAAGCCCGGCAACATCCTCCTGGACCGCAACTACGTGAGCAAGATCAGCGACGTCGGACTGGCGCGGCTGGTGCCGCCGACCGTCGCCGACACGGTGACGCAGTACCGGATGACGTCGACGGCGGGGACCTTCTGCTACATCGACCCAGAGTACCAGCAGACGGGGATGCTGGGGGTCAAGTCGGACGTGTACTCGCTGGGCGTGATGCTGCTGCAGATCATCACGGCGAAGCCGCCCATGGGGCTGACGCACCACATCGGGCGCGCGCTGGAGCGCGGGACGCTCGGCGAGCTGCTCGACCCGGCCGTGCCGGACTGGCCGGTGGAGGAGGCGCAGTGCCTGGCGGAGATGGCGCTCCGCTGCTGCGAGCTGCGGCGGAAGGACCGGCCGGACCTCGGCAACGTCGtgctcccggagctcaaccgcttGCGCGCGCTCGGCGAGGACAACATGCAGTTCTGCGGCGGCGCCATCCGGGGCGGCCTCGGCGGGGGCATGCACAGCTCGGCGTACCACAGCAACGTCACAGCGTCACGCGCCGCC GAAGCGAACAACGATCCTTACCCGATGAAGTCGGTGTTCAGCAGAGCGAGCGAAGCATCCATGCCTCCGAGAAGAACCAACGGCTGA